The Bosea sp. 685 DNA window GGTGACGAAGAGCACGGTTTTGCCGGTGCGCTGCCAGACGCGGATCAGTTCGTCCTGCAGGCTTTCGCGGGTCAATGCGTCGAGCGCCGAGAACGGCTCGTCCATCAGCAGGATCTCAGGCTCGACCGCGAGCGCGCGGGCCAGCGAGACGCGCTGGCGCTGGCCGCCGGAGAGCTGGTGCGGCCAGCGGTTCGCCAGCGAACTCAAGCCCACGAGATCGAGCATCTCCTGCGCCTTGGCCTGCCGCTCGTGACGCGAAACCTGCCCCTCCAACCCGAAGCCGACATTCGAGGCGACCTTGCGCCAGGGCAGCAGGCGCGAATCCTGAAAGACGAGCGCGACCGGCCGGCGGGTGCTGTCGGCAGCATTGATCACGACCTCGCCGCCGCTGGGCTTGGCGAGGCCTGCGATAACGCGCAGCAGCGTCGACTTGCCGACACCGGACGGGCCGACGATCGCCAGGAACTCGCCGCGCGCGACCGAGAGATCGAGCTTGCGCAGCACCTCCGTCGCCTCGCCATCGCGGGTGAAGGTCAGCGAGAGGGCCTTGATGTCGATCACGCTTTCCATCGCAGCACCCATTTCTGGAAGGCGACGAAAAGGGTGTCGAGGAAGCCATAGAGCCCCGCCATGGTCAGCATGTAGATCACCACGATATCGGTCGCGAGCAGGCTGGAGGCCTGCATCATGCGCTGGCCGACGCCGGCAACGCCAAAAATCTCGGCCGCGACGACCGCCATCCAGGCCTGGCCCAGCGCCGTGCGCACGCCGATCAGAATGCCGGGCATGGCGGCCGGCAGCAGGATCTTGGTCAGGCGCTGCCAGCTCGTGCGGAAGCCGAAGGCGTCGGCGACCTCGATCAGATCGCGATCGACGCCGCGGATAGCGCCCTGGGCGGCGAAGAAGACGATCCAGAACACGCCGATCGCGATGATGAACACCGCGGCCGATGGGTTCACGCCGAACCAGATGATGGCAAAGGGCACCCAGGCGAGGCCGGGGATCGGCCGCAGCAGGCGCACCACCCAGGCCGTGGCTTCTTCAGCGATGCGCGACATGCCGACGAGCACGCCAAGCGCCGCGCCAAGCACCGAGCCGGTGATCAGGCCGGTGAAATAGTGGCCGAGCGAACCCAGGATCGCGGCAAGCCAGGCGCCCGAGGTGACCTCGCGCCAAAACGCCTTCGGCAAAGCGCTCGGGCCCGGCAGGAAGGCCGGGTTCACGAGGCCGAAGAAGGGGATCGCCTCCCAGAACAACAGGAAGGCGACGAGGCCCGCGAGGGCTAGGGCCGGAGCCCGAAGGGATTGCAAGGATTTCAGCCGCCCGTCTTGATCGCGCGCTCGTAATACTGCGTCTCGAACAGGCCGTCGAACGGCAATTCCTTATCAAGCGAACCGAGCTTGACCTGATAGGCCTGCATGACGCGCGATGGCTCGATGATCTTGCGCGGATCGATCTCGAAGGTGCTCGCCGGCGAGGTCAGCGCCTTGCGGATCAATTCGGGATCGACAATGCCCTTGCCGAGCGCGGCTCCGACGTGCGGCGCGGCCTTGTCGGGGTTCTTGGCGATCAGGTCGGCGGCGCGCACGAGGCTGTTGACCAGCTTCTGCACGACCTCCGGGTTCTTGGTGACGAAAGCGCCCGAGACCGCCACCACCGTGCCGGGCTGGCCGGGGAAGAGCTCCTGCCCGCCCGCGATCAGCTTGATGCCGGGGTTGCGGGTCTGGATGATGGTCAGTGCCGGCTCGCGCACGATCGCGCCCTCGACAGCCGCCGCCAGCACCGCCTGCTGGGTCGCGTCGATGCCCATCGGCACGACCTCGACATCGGCCTTGTCGGCCTTGGCGACCTCCCAGAGCCAGTATTGCAGCGTGGTGTTGGGCACGGAACCAGCCGGCTGGGTGGCGAGCCGCGCCGGTTTGCCGGTCGCGGCCTTGTAGGCCTTGAAGGCGGCTGCCGCCGTGGTGCCCGGCGTGAAGAACTTCGTCAGAGAGGGTGCGGCGACGAAGACGTTCTCGGCCACCGCTGTGGCGGCCACGACGCGGACATCGACGCCGCGCGAGCGTGCCACCGCCAGCGGCGCGATGCCGGCGACGTAGAAATCGATCGTGCCCGAGGCGAAGGCCTGGATCATGTTCGGGCCGGATTCAAACACCGTGAAGCTCGGATTGAGGCCAGCCTCCTTGAGCCAGCCCTCGCCATTGGCGACGAAGACCGGAGCCGTGCCGATGACCGGGATATAGCCGATGCGCGCGGTGACAGCGTCCTGGGCGCGCGCCACGGACAGCGGCGACGCAGCGAGCAGC harbors:
- a CDS encoding ABC transporter ATP-binding protein; the protein is MESVIDIKALSLTFTRDGEATEVLRKLDLSVARGEFLAIVGPSGVGKSTLLRVIAGLAKPSGGEVVINAADSTRRPVALVFQDSRLLPWRKVASNVGFGLEGQVSRHERQAKAQEMLDLVGLSSLANRWPHQLSGGQRQRVSLARALAVEPEILLMDEPFSALDALTRESLQDELIRVWQRTGKTVLFVTHDIDEAAYLADRVVILSGAPGQIIAEHRIDAPRPRKRGEAAEAEIVRAVRLGLGADTVADGAAI
- a CDS encoding ABC transporter substrate-binding protein, giving the protein MDRRQFLLAGSALLAASPLSVARAQDAVTARIGYIPVIGTAPVFVANGEGWLKEAGLNPSFTVFESGPNMIQAFASGTIDFYVAGIAPLAVARSRGVDVRVVAATAVAENVFVAAPSLTKFFTPGTTAAAAFKAYKAATGKPARLATQPAGSVPNTTLQYWLWEVAKADKADVEVVPMGIDATQQAVLAAAVEGAIVREPALTIIQTRNPGIKLIAGGQELFPGQPGTVVAVSGAFVTKNPEVVQKLVNSLVRAADLIAKNPDKAAPHVGAALGKGIVDPELIRKALTSPASTFEIDPRKIIEPSRVMQAYQVKLGSLDKELPFDGLFETQYYERAIKTGG
- a CDS encoding ABC transporter permease yields the protein MQSLRAPALALAGLVAFLLFWEAIPFFGLVNPAFLPGPSALPKAFWREVTSGAWLAAILGSLGHYFTGLITGSVLGAALGVLVGMSRIAEEATAWVVRLLRPIPGLAWVPFAIIWFGVNPSAAVFIIAIGVFWIVFFAAQGAIRGVDRDLIEVADAFGFRTSWQRLTKILLPAAMPGILIGVRTALGQAWMAVVAAEIFGVAGVGQRMMQASSLLATDIVVIYMLTMAGLYGFLDTLFVAFQKWVLRWKA